A section of the Pimelobacter simplex genome encodes:
- a CDS encoding DUF2149 domain-containing protein encodes MIRVNPRARRHEDRAGDPLDGLVNLFDLGIVLSVGFLLAALSSLNLADTLTKDGAPAQQPPPGSITVPPDAEVSDVPTDAPSVVGQGEQVGQVYRLNDGRLVYVVPKPSAGPTP; translated from the coding sequence GTGATCCGGGTCAACCCGCGCGCCCGGCGCCACGAGGACCGGGCCGGCGACCCGCTCGACGGCCTGGTCAACCTGTTCGACCTCGGGATCGTGCTGTCGGTCGGCTTCCTGCTCGCCGCGCTGTCCTCGCTCAACCTGGCCGACACCCTCACCAAGGACGGCGCACCGGCCCAGCAGCCGCCCCCGGGCTCGATCACGGTGCCGCCGGACGCGGAGGTGTCCGACGTACCGACCGATGCGCCGTCGGTGGTCGGCCAGGGCGAGCAGGTGGGCCAGGTCTACCGGCTCAACGACGGCCGCCTCGTCTACGTCGTCCCGAAGCCCTCCGCCGGACCGACTCCGTGA
- a CDS encoding MotA/TolQ/ExbB proton channel family protein, giving the protein MKDQLYETIFRASEALEIPVVVLALASLAWVVVELGSFAAETARRLQRRLPALVQAADRARGALDAGDRDAMAQALRAVAWSPAMGAVLASFARDAGTPGAEARMAKQLADFDFGRQRRLGRTRLLVRTGPALGLMGTLIPLSPALEGLAAGDIAALSDNLRLAFSITVLGLLVGAGAFAISLARDRIYGQDFSDLEYVAAILTAPADQTAPAEEPVR; this is encoded by the coding sequence ATGAAGGACCAGCTCTACGAGACGATCTTCCGGGCCTCGGAGGCGCTCGAGATCCCCGTCGTGGTGCTCGCGCTCGCCTCGCTCGCGTGGGTGGTGGTCGAGCTGGGCTCGTTCGCCGCCGAGACGGCGCGGCGGCTGCAGCGCCGGCTGCCGGCGCTGGTGCAGGCGGCGGACCGGGCGCGCGGGGCGCTCGACGCGGGCGACCGGGACGCGATGGCGCAGGCGCTGCGCGCCGTCGCGTGGAGCCCGGCGATGGGGGCGGTGCTCGCCTCGTTCGCGCGGGACGCCGGGACCCCGGGGGCCGAGGCACGGATGGCCAAGCAGCTCGCCGACTTCGACTTCGGCCGGCAGCGCCGGCTCGGGCGGACCCGGCTGCTGGTGCGGACCGGCCCGGCGCTCGGGCTGATGGGCACGCTGATCCCCCTCTCGCCGGCACTCGAAGGGCTGGCCGCCGGCGACATCGCCGCGCTCTCGGACAACCTGCGCCTCGCGTTCAGCATCACCGTGCTCGGCCTGCTGGTCGGCGCGGGGGCCTTCGCGATCTCGCTGGCCCGGGACCGGATCTACGGCCAGGACTTCTCCGACCTCGAGTACGTCGCCGCGATCCTCACCGCCCCGGCGGACCAGACCGCCCCGGCCGAGGAGCCCGTCCGGTGA
- a CDS encoding substrate-binding domain-containing protein: MSTPTKKRTTLLRRLAAASAVLALPLTATAIAPAAHADDNATLTVVGTSDVYDSFLVQTILKPQFEAAYPQYTLNYVSRGTGAAIAYAKSGAASAMIVHAAALENQFVDEGYSLESYGRAIFWGDYILGGPAADPAGISSAGHGNDIVRTFQDIATAGAAGTATFVSRGGTPGTTVQEHAIWAETTGVPLCTISASDGGGMAPTTGNGACGTVADLPAWYKRTDLTQAPNILAASTCNFSPRPANSCYVFTDRGTFNYLQSTAQATNLTILTRDNAPNAIGGPDLLVNSFHAYAINPAKFTANPGVSINTAAATAFLNWVTSPAGQTAVGGYLNDTGDAPFLPSAAPAVTTSTVPASLVSGQTLKVTGTLRNVVPGTPKLDFVPVKLVGTPTGGSAATTVATATTDATGAFTLTYKPTASMRYAVVTDQITKIENTTLDPIFGDLLAPTETSLGTVNVTAAPLAKGTVTAKAAKAGAKTRFHGKLTPAAGSAKAKVVVYVKVAGAKKFRALTTVALRKGAKTWSTKVRVKGKRFTYYVKYTNPGTSTPATSPKKRTAR; the protein is encoded by the coding sequence GTGTCCACACCAACGAAGAAGCGCACCACCCTGCTGCGCCGGCTGGCCGCGGCGAGCGCCGTGCTGGCCCTCCCCCTGACCGCGACCGCCATCGCCCCGGCGGCCCACGCCGACGACAACGCGACCCTGACGGTCGTCGGGACGAGCGACGTCTACGACTCGTTCCTGGTCCAGACGATCCTCAAGCCGCAGTTCGAGGCGGCGTACCCGCAGTACACGCTCAACTACGTCAGCCGCGGCACGGGCGCCGCGATCGCCTACGCCAAGTCCGGCGCGGCGAGCGCGATGATCGTCCACGCGGCGGCGCTGGAGAACCAGTTCGTCGACGAGGGCTACTCGCTCGAGTCGTACGGTCGCGCGATCTTCTGGGGCGACTACATCCTCGGCGGCCCGGCCGCCGACCCCGCCGGCATCTCGAGCGCGGGCCACGGCAACGACATCGTCCGCACCTTCCAGGACATCGCCACCGCCGGAGCCGCCGGTACGGCGACCTTCGTCTCGCGCGGTGGCACCCCCGGCACCACCGTGCAGGAGCACGCGATCTGGGCCGAGACGACCGGCGTACCGCTCTGCACGATCAGCGCCTCCGACGGCGGCGGCATGGCGCCCACCACCGGCAACGGCGCGTGCGGCACGGTCGCCGACCTGCCCGCTTGGTACAAGCGCACGGACCTGACCCAGGCCCCGAACATCCTCGCGGCGAGCACCTGCAACTTCTCGCCGCGCCCGGCGAACAGCTGCTACGTCTTCACCGACCGCGGCACGTTCAACTACCTCCAGTCGACCGCGCAGGCCACGAACCTGACGATCCTGACCCGGGACAACGCCCCCAACGCGATCGGCGGCCCCGACCTCCTGGTCAACTCGTTCCACGCCTACGCCATCAACCCGGCGAAGTTCACCGCCAACCCCGGCGTCTCCATCAACACCGCGGCGGCCACGGCCTTCCTCAACTGGGTGACGTCCCCGGCCGGCCAGACCGCCGTCGGCGGCTACCTGAACGACACCGGCGACGCGCCCTTCCTGCCCTCCGCGGCCCCGGCCGTCACCACCTCGACCGTCCCGGCCTCGCTCGTCTCCGGCCAGACGCTCAAGGTGACCGGCACCCTGCGCAATGTCGTACCGGGCACGCCGAAGCTGGACTTCGTCCCCGTCAAGCTCGTCGGTACGCCGACCGGCGGCAGCGCCGCCACGACCGTCGCCACCGCGACCACCGATGCCACCGGCGCCTTCACCCTGACCTACAAGCCGACCGCGTCGATGAGATACGCCGTCGTCACCGACCAGATCACCAAGATCGAGAACACCACCCTCGACCCGATCTTCGGCGACCTGCTCGCCCCGACCGAGACCTCCCTCGGCACGGTCAACGTCACGGCTGCCCCGCTCGCCAAGGGCACGGTCACCGCGAAGGCGGCCAAGGCCGGCGCCAAGACCCGCTTCCACGGCAAGCTCACGCCCGCCGCCGGCAGCGCGAAGGCCAAGGTCGTCGTCTACGTGAAGGTGGCCGGCGCGAAGAAGTTCCGCGCCCTGACCACCGTCGCGCTCCGCAAGGGCGCGAAGACCTGGAGCACGAAGGTCCGGGTCAAGGGCAAGCGCTTCACCTACTACGTGAAGTACACCAACCCCGGCACCAGCACCCCCGCCACCTCGCCCAAGAAGCGGACGGCCCGCTGA
- a CDS encoding DUF4245 domain-containing protein, whose translation MSTQQTESTGRPGRYQRSFSGLISSLLVTVLVIGGLLYFMGAFRSSTEIKPEAVDYLETVQSAQQAGLTPVYPSALPAGWISTGVDVTPSEEDPVFMVRMLTDKERFVAVRQERATSSALLTKWVDEETQAGAGYTVPASVAAPVAREWKGYTDKGGDAAYVAKVGENTVLVFGSASKQELQSIVDALVTTKIR comes from the coding sequence ATGAGCACGCAGCAGACCGAGTCCACCGGCCGTCCGGGCCGCTACCAGCGCTCCTTCAGCGGTCTCATCTCCTCGCTGCTGGTGACGGTCCTGGTCATCGGCGGCCTCCTCTACTTCATGGGCGCCTTCCGCAGCTCCACGGAGATCAAGCCGGAGGCGGTCGACTACCTCGAGACCGTGCAGTCGGCCCAGCAGGCCGGGCTGACGCCGGTCTACCCGAGCGCACTGCCCGCGGGCTGGATCTCGACCGGCGTCGACGTGACGCCGTCCGAGGAGGACCCGGTCTTCATGGTCCGGATGCTCACTGACAAGGAGCGCTTCGTCGCCGTCCGGCAGGAGCGTGCGACGTCGTCGGCGCTGCTGACCAAGTGGGTCGACGAGGAGACCCAGGCGGGTGCGGGCTACACCGTCCCCGCGTCGGTCGCGGCGCCGGTCGCGCGGGAGTGGAAGGGCTACACCGACAAGGGCGGTGACGCGGCGTACGTCGCGAAGGTCGGCGAGAACACCGTGCTGGTGTTCGGCTCGGCGTCGAAGCAGGAGCTGCAGTCGATCGTCGACGCGCTCGTGACGACGAAGATCCGCTAG